GGTCCCCTTGACCACCCAGCTCACCGCTCTCACCGAGCTCGACGAGCGCATCGACGCGCTCGGCGACCTCGTACCCTGCCGCAGCTACGACCCCGAAGTGTTCTTCGCGGAGACTCCGGCGGACGTCGAGTACGCCAAGTCCCTCTGCCAGACCTGTCCCGTCCGTGAGGCCTGCCTCGCGGGTGCGAAGGAGCGCCGCGAGCCGTGGGGCGTCTGGGGCGGCGAGCTGTTCGTCCAGGGCGTGGTGGTGCCGCGCAAGCGGCCGCGTGGGCGTCCGCGGAAGAACCCGGTCGTGGCATGAACGCCCACGGCACGATCGACCGTCCACGCGCACACGCACCGGCAGAGCAGGAAACGACGATGAGCCCGTCCACCGACCACCCCGCAGCACGTCACGAAGCAGGCGCCTACGACGAGCGCCAGAACAGGAACCTTCAGATGCAACTCATGCCAGAAGCCCTTGCCCGGGCCCAGTATCGGGACCGGGTAGAGGCCGCCGAGCAGGAACGCAGGGCCCTGCGCCTCATCGCCGCCCGGCGGATGCAGCGCCGGGCCGAGCGCGCACACATGCGCGCCCGGCGCGCGCTGGCCATGGCGGTCATGCAGTAACGGCCGCGGACAGGGCCCGGGTCGCGGCCGGCCGGCGGCGACCACGGCTCCGGCCGCCGGCGGCCGGCCCGGTCAGGCGGTCGCCGTCGCCGGGTCCTCCGTCGCCGAACCCTCGTGGGGGTCGTCCTCCGGACGACCCCCTTCGGCGTACTCGGCGA
The Streptomyces sp. CNQ-509 DNA segment above includes these coding regions:
- a CDS encoding WhiB family transcriptional regulator, with translation MPGTTDLEVPLTTQLTALTELDERIDALGDLVPCRSYDPEVFFAETPADVEYAKSLCQTCPVREACLAGAKERREPWGVWGGELFVQGVVVPRKRPRGRPRKNPVVA